From Acidipropionibacterium acidipropionici, one genomic window encodes:
- a CDS encoding patatin-like phospholipase family protein has product MELPSWLGLPTLRFGRGNAKPVHGLVLAGGGAKASFQIGALRHLYDVVGISPTVISATSAGSVVACSIAQWPDSDTQSHAVRQLESMWLAMQEQSDMFARRAWFNLLLDKAPDWMKLVERDRRRTPVGLSLPRLNLPFTHSSEGDAVVDPADPRAGEDDDRIAAPLTGQAATLEIATKDIASTADAASWNPSVMLQLLGVLSRLTRDGGDIQAILRGADASGSTYRAGPLLAKLLDPSWFRSERLASSGVTLRIATVALESGELRFMTEKGTLVDRDNQPVSDTRHEVTKGVLASCSVPGVFRPVEIDGEHYVDGGVRENVPAEIAIGHLGATHPYVITCSPQGSTGKDFGSRNMLDLATRSIEILTDETERDEVAYAINAGAVVIAPEIAVHSSMTVDPGLLRINRDYGWMTSARVHAESSAADRQLINELVRLRMRGWELEKGWLASTATRADMDELEQTKRQLVAAAARLPRELRPDGIESWGRELEAHGHMAEGLTPPWVV; this is encoded by the coding sequence ATGGAACTCCCCTCCTGGCTCGGCCTGCCCACACTGCGCTTCGGCCGCGGCAATGCCAAGCCTGTTCACGGACTCGTGCTCGCTGGCGGCGGGGCCAAGGCGTCCTTCCAGATCGGCGCGCTCCGGCATCTCTACGACGTCGTCGGCATCTCCCCGACGGTGATCTCGGCCACCTCGGCCGGATCGGTGGTGGCCTGCTCCATCGCCCAGTGGCCCGACAGCGACACCCAGTCCCACGCCGTCCGACAGCTCGAGTCGATGTGGCTGGCGATGCAGGAGCAGTCGGACATGTTCGCCCGCAGGGCGTGGTTCAACCTCCTGCTCGACAAGGCTCCCGACTGGATGAAGCTCGTCGAGCGCGATCGGAGGCGCACCCCGGTCGGGCTGAGCCTCCCCCGCCTCAATCTCCCCTTCACCCACAGCAGCGAGGGCGACGCCGTCGTCGACCCCGCCGATCCCAGGGCCGGGGAGGACGATGATCGGATCGCCGCTCCCCTGACCGGCCAGGCGGCGACCCTGGAGATCGCCACCAAGGACATCGCGTCCACCGCCGACGCCGCGTCCTGGAACCCCTCGGTGATGCTCCAGCTGCTGGGTGTGCTGTCGAGGCTCACCCGCGACGGCGGCGACATCCAGGCCATTCTTCGCGGCGCCGACGCCTCCGGCTCCACCTACCGGGCGGGCCCCCTGCTGGCGAAGCTGCTGGATCCGTCGTGGTTCCGCAGCGAGCGGCTGGCCTCGTCGGGGGTGACGCTGCGCATCGCGACGGTGGCACTGGAGTCCGGGGAGCTGCGCTTCATGACCGAGAAGGGCACCCTGGTCGACCGGGACAACCAGCCGGTCAGCGACACCCGCCACGAGGTGACCAAGGGGGTGCTGGCCTCCTGCTCGGTGCCCGGCGTGTTCCGTCCGGTGGAGATCGACGGCGAGCACTACGTCGACGGCGGGGTGAGGGAGAACGTCCCGGCCGAGATCGCCATCGGCCACCTGGGCGCCACCCACCCCTACGTCATCACCTGTTCGCCCCAGGGTTCGACGGGAAAGGATTTCGGCTCCCGGAACATGCTCGACCTGGCCACCCGCAGCATCGAGATCCTCACCGACGAGACGGAGCGCGACGAGGTGGCCTACGCGATCAACGCCGGTGCGGTGGTGATCGCGCCGGAGATCGCGGTCCACAGCTCGATGACGGTGGATCCGGGACTGCTGCGGATCAACCGGGACTACGGCTGGATGACGTCGGCGCGGGTCCACGCGGAGTCCTCGGCCGCCGACCGGCAGCTCATCAATGAGCTGGTGCGGCTGAGAATGCGCGGCTGGGAGCTGGAGAAGGGGTGGCTGGCCTCCACGGCGACCCGCGCCGATATGGACGAGCTGGAGCAGACCAAGCGGCAGCTGGTGGCGGCGGCCGCCCGGCTGCCCCGGGAGCTTCGGCCCGACGGGATCGAGTCCTGGGGCCGTGAGCTGGAGGCCCACGGCCACATGGCCGAGGGCCTCACTCCCCCCTGGGTCGTCTGA